In the genome of Calothrix sp. PCC 6303, the window ACTGCCCAAAGATTAGCTTTGCACATTCTCAAGCGTCCTGAATCGGAAATTGAAGCTTTAGCTGAAGCTTTGGTGGCAGCTAAAAAAGAGGTAGGTTTATGCAAGGAGTGTTTTCACTTATCATCTGAACCTGTTTGCGATATCTGTCGCAACACGACTCGCAACAATGGAATTATTTGTGTGGTTGCAGATTCCCGTGATGTAATTGCACTGGAAAAAACCCGCGAATTTAAGGGAAAATATCACGTTTTGTGTGGTGTAATTTCCCCGATTGATGGAATTGGACCGGAACAATTGACTATTTCTGCTTTAGTAAGAAGGGTTAGTAAAGAACAACCCAAGGAAGTAATTTTAGCAATTAGTCCCAGTGTGGAAGGGGAAACAACAACCTTATATATTGGTCAATTATTAAAACCCTTTACTAAGGTGACAAGAATTGCTTTTGGTTTACCTGTTGGTGGTGATTTAGAATATGCTGATGAAGTGACATTGGCGAGGGCTTTAGAAGGTCGTCGGGAGTTAGATTAATCGGGTCTTGCTGCAAAATTCTATATTCATTTAGTTAATAATTATTGTCTTATGTCGCAATTTGAAGCGATTGAATCTGCTTATCAGGTATTTACTCAACAATTTGAAAGTTTGATAATTTCAACGGTTAGTGAGGATAGAATTCCTAATGCTAGCTATGCACCTTTTGTGATGGATGGTGATAGAAACATCTATATATACGTGAGTGGACTTTCCGTCCATACGAATAATTTACAGGCAGTTCCCAAAGCTAGTGTTTTATTTATTGAGGATGAATCAAAGACACAACAAATCTTTGCTCGTCGTCGTTTAAATTATGAATGTAGCGCGAGTTTGTTGCCACGAGATACTCAATCGTGGATTCAAGTAATTAGTAATTTTGAATCGCGGTTTGGAAATATTATCCAGATGATGCGAGATTTACCAGATTTTCGGGTTTTTAAGTTGACACCCTATGGTGGTAGGTTTGTTGTTGGTTTTGGTGCTGCTTATGAAATCGATGGAAATGATTTAAATCGATTAATTCATCTAACTGGAGATTCTAATAAGTGAAGAAAAATCTCTGGAAATGATGGGTTGTTCATCCCAAAGCTTTAGGATAAACAAAGCTGCTTAAACTTTTTAAAGAGATAAAATTTTTAGCTGCTGGTGAACTCGTATTAAAATAGGAAAAAATATGTCTTTACAACTAACGATCAATTACCCCAAAAGCTTACCTGATGCTATTGGCAAAACTAGAGAACAATTTGAACAAGAATCAAAATGGGCAATGGCAGTTAAATTGTATGAAATGAAACGCCTTTCTTCAGGTATGGCTGCCTCATTAATAGGAGTAGATCGAGTTACTTTTATTCTCAAACTCAATGATTATGAAGTTCCTTTAATCGATCTTAGTGAAGAGGAATTATTATCAGATTTAGAAAATGCCTAGTACCAATCAAATTGTTATCAATACCTCTCCCTTAATTGCCCTTGTCGCCGCTATGGGTGAATTAAAAATTTTAGATTATCTTTATGCAGATGTTTTTGTTCCCTTTGAAGTTTACCAAGAAATACTAATTGGTGGTACCACAGGATTTGGTGTAACTGAGTTTGAATCCGCACCCTGGCTACAAAAACAAAGTTCTCCTTTAGATATTTCTCCCTTTTTATTTAACTCCTTAGATTTAGGAGAAGCATCAGTTATTCAACTGGCATTAAATAAAAATATTTCAACAGTTTGTATTGATGAAGCTGTGGGGCGAAGAATAGCCAGATTAAATGGTCTTGCGGTGACTGGTTCAATTGGAATTTTATTACGCGCTAAACGTGAAGGTTATCCTCTGTCAATTAAAACAGCTATTAAAAAAATGCTCAATCATAATATTCGCTTAAGTAAAACTGTTATTGATTTTGCTATTCAAGAATCTGGAGAAAATTCATAATCTTCAGGACTTACATAATGACTTCAGAAATGATGTATCAGATGAATTAATCGCAAAAATATCGCCTATTCGGTTTTCTAGCCCAATTTTGCGCTAAATCCACCATCCGCCTTGACACCAAGCAGTCTACAATAGAAGGCTGAATATAAAATATAGATCGCAATACCATAATTATTATGACTTCTGCCACTGCTGTAAAAACTGAGTATGAAGCAATTATCGGGTTAGAAACCCACTGTCAACTCAGTACCAATACAAAAATTTTCTCCGATAGTTCTACGGCTTTTGGAGCGGAGCCCAATACTAACATTGATCCGGTGTGTATGGGGATGCCCGGTGTTTTGCCTGTTTTAAATGAAAAGGTGTTGGAATATGCTGTCAAAGCTGGGCTGGCTTTGAACTGCCAAATTGCAAAGTATAGTAAGTTTGATCGGAAACAATACTTTTATCCTGATTTACCCAAGAATTACCAAATTTCTCAATACGATTTGCCAATTGCCGAACATGGCTGGATTGAGATTGAATTAGTTGATAAAGATGGAAATCCTACAAGAAAAAGGATTGGTGTAACTCGTCTGCATATGGAAGAGGATGCAGGGAAACTGGTTCACGCGGGAAGCGATCGCTTGGCGGGTTCAAGCTACTCTTTGGTAGACTATAACCGGGCTGGTGTGCCTTTGGTGGAAATTGTTTCCGAACCTGATTTACGTTCTGGACAAGAAGCGGCAGAATATGCTCAAGAAATACGCCGCATCATGCGTTACTTGGGTGTCAGTGATGGGAATATGCAAGAAGGTTCACTACGTTGTGACGTGAATATTTCGGTGCGTCCGGTGGGAAGGGAAGAATTCGGTACCAAAGTCGAAATTAAGAATATGAACTCCTTCAACGCCATTCAACGGGCGATAGAATACGAAATTGAGCGGCAAATTGCAGCGGTGGAAGCAGGCGAACCAATTTACCAAGAGACGCGGTTGTGGGAAGAAGGCGCACAACGTACCGTCAGTATGCGGAAAAAAGAAGGTTCCAGCGATTACCGCTACTTCCCAGAACCAGATTTAGGTCCCATTGAGGTTTCTGAACAACAATTAGCAGTTTGGTTGAGTGAATTACCTGAACTTCCAGCACAAAAACGTCACCGTTATGAAAACGACTTGGGATTATCAGCCTACGATGCCCGTGTAATCACAGAGGAACGTGTAAAATCAGAATATTTTGAAAGTGTCCTTGCTGCTGGTGCAAATCCCAAATCTGCCGCTAACTGGATTACCCAAGATATTACTGCCTACCTCAACAAACAAAAGATTGCTTCCATCAGCGAAATTGGCTTAACACCCGAAAACTTGGCAGAGGTAATTAAACGAATTGATAGCGGTAAAATTAGTAATGCGATCGCTAAAGAGAAATTACCCGATTTATTAGCTGGTGTCACCCCCGAAAAAGTCTTTGCAGGTAAAGAGCTAATTTCTGATCCCGCTATTCTCGAACCCATGATTGACGAAATTATCGCTGCTAATCCCAAAGAGTACGAAAAATTCAAAGGTGGCAATGCCAATATGAAGGGTTTCTTCATTGGGCAAGTTCTCAAGAAAACCAACAAGTTGGCAGATCCCAAATTAACAAACGAGTTAGTTGAGAAAAAACTGAACGCTTAGAATTGAAAATTTCAAATTTTTAACTTTTAGCGAAAACATCAGAAACGCGGAACATGAATAATGCGGTGTAGCTAAAGTAGCTTTATAACACCGCATTTTCCCCGATAAATCGGCAAGAGTATTATTATCTAATTCCGAATTCCATCATTATCGATAGCGCTGTAACCTTCATTACTCATCAATCCTAGCCAAGCATCGGAATTGGGAGTTAAAAATAATTCAGCGTAAACCTTCTGGTTGAGCAGATTCACATTACTTGTGGCGTTACCTTGTGTAAACCATTCATGAATTTGGCTGTGGAGTGCGTATTCATTTCTAATACTGTCTAATGCGATCGCACTCTCAAAGTTACCCACTATTTGCCGTAGGTTCTGGGAATTTCCTTTCTCAAATCGTTTAGCTGCAATTAGGGCAATGCTATTTCTGTCTAGCTTCGCATCTGCTTGATGAAGTTGGGCAATCCTTGTCCAGGTTGCTTGATCAGTAATTTCCCTTAGAGGATTGGGATTACTGCTACTAGGGACAATATTTCTGAGTAGAGGTGCTTCTACTTGCATTTTAGATACTGCAATAGTTCCAGCAACAGGAGCGCTAGGAGTACTATTACCAACCGCAGGTATTTCTACTAATCTGGGAATATTTTTAATACCTAATTTTTTTAAATCTCCCTGCCACTTACTTTGAATTGCCACTAGTTTTTGACGGTGATAATTCCGCAGGAATGATTCTTGCTGATTTACCGCGACTTTATCATATTCTTTAACTACTTTTACACCATCCACTAACTGACGCAGAAACGCTTTAGAACCATATAATCCCGGTATAGCATCAATGGGGCGACCTGAACTATTTAAAATATAGTGAATACTGTTACCTGTGATTGTCCGTTCTAATTTTCTGCCATCACCAAAGTCTACAGTTAGTTTAGGGACAGAGCGGACAGGTTGCCAATGTAGAATGTAATTTTGCCGTAAATATTGGGAAATTTCAGCATTAGGATACAGAGAAACTCGGAAAAAGCGGCTATTTGCACAGCTTAAATCTTGGTTTAAGTTTCCCAGCAATCGCAATGAAAGAATAGGTTTACCAGTTGTTTTAGCTGCGGCTTTTGCTTGTTCTAGGTCAGTGTACCAAAAAAGTCGGGAAGCATAACAGTCTTTTTGTTGACACAGCGTATCCAAAGCTTCACGCATTTGGGGAGAAGGATTATTTAATTCCTTTGCATGGGTAGTTAGAAATGTTTCTAAACCCTTGCTTCCTTGGGTACGGAGTTGGGTAGCTTGTTGTAAGAGTGGTGAAGTTGAGGACTTAGGAGTCTGGGCATAGGTAGATTGCACCAGAAGCAAGCTTACAATCGTAGTGGCAAAGCCTGCGCGACGTAAGTCTTTCGCGCAAGCAAACCCTAGGTTTATCCCAGAGGTGATGAATTTAAGTTTCATATTCTCAATATCTTATGAATACTATTCTTAACTCACCACACGCATGTTTTGTTCCGGAATGCAACAATTAATAATTAGATTACATACATTCCTATTTATATCTAACCCAAGCATTTGGGTTGTAGAGCTATGGAACTAATAGACACGTCCGTAAATTTAAACCCAGTCTGTACAAGGGTTTTAAAGATTGCTTATATGTCTTCGCTCAAGGTAGCAATAAGGGTTTGAGATAGTTGCTGATAGTTTAGAGACAAAAAATAGGATTTTCTAATTTTGAGCTTACACATGATTTATTATGCTGCGGAATCCCCAAAAGCTATATACAGCAAATATTAGGGTTGGTAAAAATCAGACTTTATATCCTATCTTTTCGCAAATTTAATTTCCGGACGGATCTAATGTAGAAAATATCCCTCGGTCAATCTCGTAATTTTGAAAACAGTAAAAAATCTGGTTGAGACCTAGCACGTCTCAACCAAAACATAATCTGACTACGCAGATGTGACTTTGACTTTTGACCAAACTCCATTTGCGTCTTCGTCGTACTGTTTGTGAATTGCATCCCAGGCTGATGTTTCAGCTTTTGCTTCATCGTTACTATCATCAAAAGCTTTGTTGTAACTCTCAACAAAAGTTTTTTGAGCTTCCTCTGACAAATGAGCGCGAACTTCTGGAGATAAATCAGCTACATCGTTACAACGACCAGCACAAGGACGGTGTAAAGTCATGTCGCTGGTGTGAATCTCCTCACCACCTGCGCTTTCCATTAACAGTTGGAATTCACCGCTTTTATCTGCCGAAATTTCTGCCATAACGATAAATTCACCAGCTTGAAGACGGGTTTGATAAATAGCGGCTTTTTCTTCCGACATCCCTAGAGTCATCAACACTGATGCTAAACCAGCACCAGCACTACCAGCTAATGCACCACTTGCGGCTCCTAATAGCGCCGCACCAATGGGTCCAGCGGCAACTACAGGACCGACGAAAGGAATAAATAATACACCTACCCCAGAAAGTAGCCCCAACAGAGAACCAAACAAAGAACCGAAGATAGCACCCTGCCGGAGTCCACCCAAAATTACATCTCGCTTAGTAATAAAGCCGGCAATACGGGTTTCCGATTGAAAATTATTGCCCATAACCGAAATGCGATCGCGTGGAACTCCCCGGTCTATTAAACGACGGACTGCACCATCCACCTCTTCTTGCTTCTTAAAGACTGCTGATATTGTCCTATCTACATTATATTCTGACATGTTGATTCCCCTTAGTTATATTTTCGTAATTAAGTATTTAACGCAGATAAAGATTTTCTATTACTTACACACCAGCAGCAGCTTTTTGTTTAGAATGTGGCTTCGCACCATCGGCAGCTATTGCTTCTCCTTCGATAAAGGAACGCAACATCCAAGCCATTTCTTCATGTCCTTCCATCAAACCTGTCAAGAAGTCAGCGGTTCCCTCATCATGGAATTCTTCGCTGCACTTATTCACATGGTCGCGCAGGTTGCGGATCACTTGTTCATGGTCATCCACCAAACGCTCAACCATTCCTGTTGCTGTCGGAATATCACCAGCGTGTTCTTTGAGAGAGGTTAGTTTCAAGAATCCTTCCATTGTTCCTATTGGATAGCCACCTAACGCTCTCACTCGTTCCGCAACGGAATCAATAGTTAGTGTTAAAGTTTGATAGTGTTCTTCCCACAATTGGTGTAGAGTTCTAAATTGAGGACCAACAACGTCCCAGTGGTATTTCTTGGTTTTTACCAATAACAAGTAACTATCAGCCAAGTCTTTATTTAAAAGCTCAATTACCCCTTGACGTTGCTCTGATGTGAGACCAATATTTAGCTTACGCATTTAGTACCTTTCCTTAATATTTGTTCATCAACTTAACTTCATTAAACATTCATTTTTCGATCTAACAATCAACCAAAGGTAGTAGTTGTAGGGTAGAGAATTTTAACTGAAGACAGATAATCGGTGGCAATATAACTTAATTCCATAAATTGATATTGCTCAAAAGTTGGCAGAATATTTATCCCTAAATTCATCCAGAGGAGGCAACATGCGAGAAATAACTTATTACGTAGCTTGCAGCGTTGATGGATATATTGCTCACATTGACGGATCACACGACGGCTTTTCCCAAGATCGTAAATATTTGGCAGATTTATTTGCTGCTTTTCCGGAAACTGTTCCATCTCACCTTCGTGATGCGATGGGTATACATGCTGAAAATCAGTGGTTTGATATTGTTTTCATGGGTCGAAAAACTTACGAGATAGGACTGAAGGAAGGGATTACAAATCCCTACTCACACATGAAACAGTATCTTTTTTCACGCAGTATGAAAAAAAGCCCAGATGAGAATGTTGAACTTGTTTCAGATAATGCTATTGAGTTAGTCAAATGTCTCAAGGCTCAACCAGGTAAGGGTATTTGGCTTTGTGGTGGTGCAGATTTAGCCACAACGCTTTTTACTAACAAATTAATTGATCAGCTAATCTTGAAGGTAAACCCATTTTTAATGGGGTCAGGTATTTCACTTTTCTCTGGAGTGATTCCGCAAACTGCTTTAAAACTGACTAACACCAGGTTATTTCATAATGGAGTCTTGATGCTGCACTACAACCTCATGGGTGCATCCGCATTGTAACCCTGTCTAGCTTTGAAAAATTATAACCTTTGTGGTGTGTGCGGGCATCTTGCCCGCTTTCCATATACAAATTAGGCGCTTAACAGCTTAGGCAGGTTTTGCTTGCAATTGCTGCCTGAGTTTATAATCCCCCTTGCTTCAGCCCAGTATGTCAATGAGTCAATTCTGTGGGAGTGATACCAATTTTAATTTTTTGATTTTGGCGGAGAACGGTTAAATAAGATAAACTTTGATTCGTTTGGTCACTGAGGTGTTTTTGTAATTCATCGATACTTCTCACGGGTTTGTTATTAAAGCCCACAATTACATCACCTTTGAGTAAACCAGCTTTTCGGGCTGGACTGCCGCTTTCTGTAGAAATTACCAAGACTCCGCCGTTATCTGCTAATTCGTGATATAAAACTATCCGGCGGGACATTTGCACATTTTGCCCAGCAATACCGATGTATGCACGGCGGAATTTTCCACCACCCATCAATGCAGGAATTACGGTCTTAGCAGTATTAATTGGTACAGCAAAGCATAGTCCTTGAGCGGAGGCAATTATCGCTGTGTTGATACCGATAACTTCACCGTAGGAAGTCATTAAAGGTCCACCAGAGTTTCCGGGGTTGAGGGCTGCATCAGTTTGGATTACATTATCAATTAAGCGACCAGAACGACTTCTAAAGCTGCGTCCGATGGCACTAATGACACCACTGGTGACTGTGGTTTGAAAACCGTAAGGATTGCCGATAGCGATCGCTAACTGCCCAACACGTACTAAATTGGAGTCACCTAATTTTGCCACAACTAGGTTAGGAGCATGAATTCTAATTACGGCTAAATCACTATCGGGGTCATCTCCGATAATTTCGGCATTATAATTGCGACCATCTGCCAACATCACCTCAATATTTGTGGCTTTATCCACTACATGACTATTGGTGAGGATGTAACCATCGGGTGTAAAAATGACTCCCGAACCGTTACCACGCACTTCCTGAGTGTAATTTTGGTAGTAACGACTACGGGAGTTGACTTGTCGCTGCACCTCAATATTTACAACAGCATGACTTACTTTTTGAACAACACCAACAACAGCTTGTGAATAAGCATCCAGGATTCTTTCATCAGTGTCACGGGAATCCCTGGAGTTTTTTTTAACATTATCGCCAGAAAAAATATCATCTGATGAGTAGTTGGGATATTCTCTCATGTGTTTGTCAATCCTAAATTAATTGAGGGTGTTTAGGATTTACGCGCAGAGTTACATAAAAGGGCTAGAAACAGAGTAAGTTCAATTATGCGATGTTTTTCTGGAACATCGCATAATTTACACAATTGCCAATATTAACTAGTGTTAGTCAGTAGTTTCAACTTCGCTCAACCACCAACAGATTGCTAAGGAATCTAGTCTCATTTTAGCGAAAATCCTAGCCCCCCATATATTTACTTGCCATTTGCATTGCATCAGCGATATCGACATCACCATCTCCATCAGCATCTAAGAATGAATTGAGGATGGGATTTCCACCACCTTGCTTATCTGCACCAGAATTGAGTACATTTAAAATCACAGGTACCAACATGGGTAACATACCCTGAATCATTCCTGCATCTAATCCTGTACGCTGAGATGCAATTTCAGCCACTTGCTGCTGCATCTCAGGTGAAAACAAGGAACTGACAGCATTAGGATTACTAGAAT includes:
- a CDS encoding dihydrofolate reductase family protein, translated to MREITYYVACSVDGYIAHIDGSHDGFSQDRKYLADLFAAFPETVPSHLRDAMGIHAENQWFDIVFMGRKTYEIGLKEGITNPYSHMKQYLFSRSMKKSPDENVELVSDNAIELVKCLKAQPGKGIWLCGGADLATTLFTNKLIDQLILKVNPFLMGSGISLFSGVIPQTALKLTNTRLFHNGVLMLHYNLMGASAL
- a CDS encoding DUF3368 domain-containing protein, encoding MPSTNQIVINTSPLIALVAAMGELKILDYLYADVFVPFEVYQEILIGGTTGFGVTEFESAPWLQKQSSPLDISPFLFNSLDLGEASVIQLALNKNISTVCIDEAVGRRIARLNGLAVTGSIGILLRAKREGYPLSIKTAIKKMLNHNIRLSKTVIDFAIQESGENS
- a CDS encoding ChaB family protein, which gives rise to MSEYNVDRTISAVFKKQEEVDGAVRRLIDRGVPRDRISVMGNNFQSETRIAGFITKRDVILGGLRQGAIFGSLFGSLLGLLSGVGVLFIPFVGPVVAAGPIGAALLGAASGALAGSAGAGLASVLMTLGMSEEKAAIYQTRLQAGEFIVMAEISADKSGEFQLLMESAGGEEIHTSDMTLHRPCAGRCNDVADLSPEVRAHLSEEAQKTFVESYNKAFDDSNDEAKAETSAWDAIHKQYDEDANGVWSKVKVTSA
- a CDS encoding HugZ family protein, with translation MSQFEAIESAYQVFTQQFESLIISTVSEDRIPNASYAPFVMDGDRNIYIYVSGLSVHTNNLQAVPKASVLFIEDESKTQQIFARRRLNYECSASLLPRDTQSWIQVISNFESRFGNIIQMMRDLPDFRVFKLTPYGGRFVVGFGAAYEIDGNDLNRLIHLTGDSNK
- a CDS encoding Dps family protein gives rise to the protein MRKLNIGLTSEQRQGVIELLNKDLADSYLLLVKTKKYHWDVVGPQFRTLHQLWEEHYQTLTLTIDSVAERVRALGGYPIGTMEGFLKLTSLKEHAGDIPTATGMVERLVDDHEQVIRNLRDHVNKCSEEFHDEGTADFLTGLMEGHEEMAWMLRSFIEGEAIAADGAKPHSKQKAAAGV
- the recR gene encoding recombination mediator RecR, with translation MTVYARPLARLIEQLQRLPGVGPKTAQRLALHILKRPESEIEALAEALVAAKKEVGLCKECFHLSSEPVCDICRNTTRNNGIICVVADSRDVIALEKTREFKGKYHVLCGVISPIDGIGPEQLTISALVRRVSKEQPKEVILAISPSVEGETTTLYIGQLLKPFTKVTRIAFGLPVGGDLEYADEVTLARALEGRRELD
- a CDS encoding UPF0175 family protein; protein product: MSLQLTINYPKSLPDAIGKTREQFEQESKWAMAVKLYEMKRLSSGMAASLIGVDRVTFILKLNDYEVPLIDLSEEELLSDLENA
- a CDS encoding DUF937 domain-containing protein, with amino-acid sequence MGLFDQILGAVANPNQQANLAQLGGIMNAVQQLGGNSGADSSAMQGLMSVVGGQVRSALQDKQANEGQGAVQELVGQFAGNSSNPNAVSSLFSPEMQQQVAEIASQRTGLDAGMIQGMLPMLVPVILNVLNSGADKQGGGNPILNSFLDADGDGDVDIADAMQMASKYMGG
- the gatB gene encoding Asp-tRNA(Asn)/Glu-tRNA(Gln) amidotransferase subunit GatB; amino-acid sequence: MTSATAVKTEYEAIIGLETHCQLSTNTKIFSDSSTAFGAEPNTNIDPVCMGMPGVLPVLNEKVLEYAVKAGLALNCQIAKYSKFDRKQYFYPDLPKNYQISQYDLPIAEHGWIEIELVDKDGNPTRKRIGVTRLHMEEDAGKLVHAGSDRLAGSSYSLVDYNRAGVPLVEIVSEPDLRSGQEAAEYAQEIRRIMRYLGVSDGNMQEGSLRCDVNISVRPVGREEFGTKVEIKNMNSFNAIQRAIEYEIERQIAAVEAGEPIYQETRLWEEGAQRTVSMRKKEGSSDYRYFPEPDLGPIEVSEQQLAVWLSELPELPAQKRHRYENDLGLSAYDARVITEERVKSEYFESVLAAGANPKSAANWITQDITAYLNKQKIASISEIGLTPENLAEVIKRIDSGKISNAIAKEKLPDLLAGVTPEKVFAGKELISDPAILEPMIDEIIAANPKEYEKFKGGNANMKGFFIGQVLKKTNKLADPKLTNELVEKKLNA
- a CDS encoding S1C family serine protease, with the protein product MREYPNYSSDDIFSGDNVKKNSRDSRDTDERILDAYSQAVVGVVQKVSHAVVNIEVQRQVNSRSRYYQNYTQEVRGNGSGVIFTPDGYILTNSHVVDKATNIEVMLADGRNYNAEIIGDDPDSDLAVIRIHAPNLVVAKLGDSNLVRVGQLAIAIGNPYGFQTTVTSGVISAIGRSFRSRSGRLIDNVIQTDAALNPGNSGGPLMTSYGEVIGINTAIIASAQGLCFAVPINTAKTVIPALMGGGKFRRAYIGIAGQNVQMSRRIVLYHELADNGGVLVISTESGSPARKAGLLKGDVIVGFNNKPVRSIDELQKHLSDQTNQSLSYLTVLRQNQKIKIGITPTELTH